In Malania oleifera isolate guangnan ecotype guangnan chromosome 8, ASM2987363v1, whole genome shotgun sequence, a single window of DNA contains:
- the LOC131162740 gene encoding B3 domain-containing protein At5g24050-like — protein sequence MEKKELRLLSAEDFAGFDIPTNPFEMLLVVARLASVVREKSLKRPAPFPCCVSDPSIASSSHQTQSSCRLETEQGSKRKQRRHQEQGEPSNPTALRQINPSSVHSNAIGMPYYLRNYISRISGTDMVLVIRKRLSETDVNPNHNRLSIPFRQARAEFLTAQEKQSLFERSHDGKKLKGMEVPMIVHPVLGEFVSVNLKRWDMKKGNGKTSSSYVLVSAWNKVVTDHMLRRDDEIQLWSFRRNRQLCFALFRF from the coding sequence ATGGAGAAGAAGGAATTAAGGCTTCTCAGTGCTGAAGACTTTGCCGGCTTCGATATTCCGACGAACCCTTTTGAGATGCTTCTAGTGGTGGCCAGACTCGCGTCCGTCGTCCGCGAGAAGTCCCTCAAGAGACCTGCTCCCTTTCCTTGCTGTGTCAGTGATCCCAGTATTGCTTCCTCATCCCACCAGACGCAGAGCAGTTGCAGACTCGAAACAGAGCAAGGCTCGAAAAGGAAACAGAGGCGGCATCAAGAACAGGGTGAACCCAGCAACCCAACTGCCCTGCGTCAAATTAACCCTTCGTCTGTGCATTCAAATGCGATTGGGATGCCGTATTATTTGAGAAATTACATATCAAGAATCAGCGGCACCGACATGGTTCTGGTCATTCGGAAGAGGCTTTCCGAGACGGACGTTAATCCCAATCACAACCGCCTCTCCATACCCTTCCGGCAGGCGAGGGCGGAGTTCCTGACGGCACAAGAGAAGCAGAGTCTCTTCGAACGCTCCCACGACGGGAAGAAATTGAAGGGGATGGAGGTGCCGATGATTGTTCACCCGGTGCTGGGTGagtttgtgtctgtgaatttgaAGAGGTGGGATATGAAGAAGGGGAATGGGAAGACGAGCTCCTCCTACGTGCTGGTCTCCGCCTGGAATAAGGTTGTTACGGATCACATGCTTAGGAGAGATGACGAAATTCAGCTTTGGTCTTTTCGCCGCAATCGGCAACTCTGCTTTGCTTTGTTTAGGTTTTGA